Proteins from a genomic interval of Prevotella sp. E13-27:
- a CDS encoding D-Ala-D-Ala carboxypeptidase family metallohydrolase: protein MTKENNKTNKLEGVRLTPHFTLEEMTRTNVKLGYLDQQRQTQPDAKVIDNLTRVCQWLEKVREVPIIINSGYRCKELNRLVGGCPTSNHLTGCAADIRVNSKEQLLRYAVKLLDISDETGQDFDEILLERNAREYWLHFAVRPKNNRRKIHLINVI, encoded by the coding sequence ATGACAAAGGAAAACAATAAAACAAATAAGCTTGAAGGCGTTCGATTGACGCCACACTTCACTCTCGAGGAGATGACACGCACCAACGTGAAGCTGGGATACCTCGACCAGCAGCGACAGACACAGCCCGACGCAAAGGTGATAGATAACCTGACAAGGGTGTGCCAGTGGTTGGAGAAAGTGAGGGAGGTGCCTATCATCATCAACAGTGGCTACAGGTGCAAGGAGCTGAACAGGTTGGTGGGAGGATGCCCCACGTCGAACCACCTAACGGGATGTGCTGCCGACATTCGCGTCAACAGCAAGGAACAGCTGCTGCGTTATGCGGTGAAGCTGCTCGACATTAGCGACGAGACAGGTCAGGACTTCGACGAGATACTCCTGGAGCGTAACGCCCGCGAATACTGGTTACACTTCGCCGTGAGACCTAAAAACAACCGCAGGAAAATTCATCTCATTAACGTGATATAA
- a CDS encoding DUF86 domain-containing protein: MREQPKDRERLAHILDAIDTILNRCEKMTREELTVDKVLFGGIAYHTMIIGEAAYNLTKAFCEAHPETPWIMITKMRHNLAHGYYQVDPDIVWSVIRDDLPPLREQVARYLAETDWDEWEKNFSVVKETAVHKNMIQTAQRMKRDGMDSKLISRYTGLTVAEIESL, translated from the coding sequence ATGAGAGAGCAGCCTAAAGACCGTGAACGCTTGGCGCACATACTTGATGCCATCGACACTATCCTCAATCGCTGTGAGAAAATGACGCGTGAGGAACTGACTGTTGACAAGGTGTTGTTTGGCGGCATCGCTTATCACACGATGATTATCGGCGAGGCAGCCTATAACCTCACCAAAGCTTTCTGCGAGGCACATCCTGAAACACCGTGGATAATGATAACCAAGATGCGCCATAACCTTGCACATGGCTACTATCAAGTAGATCCCGACATTGTCTGGTCGGTCATCCGCGACGACCTGCCGCCTCTGCGCGAGCAAGTGGCTCGCTATTTGGCTGAGACCGACTGGGATGAGTGGGAGAAGAACTTTTCGGTGGTGAAGGAGACTGCTGTCCACAAAAATATGATACAGACCGCACAACGCATGAAGCGCGATGGTATGGACTCTAAGCTAATCTCCCGTTATACAGGACTGACTGTAGCGGAGATAGAGTCTCTTTAA
- a CDS encoding nucleotidyltransferase family protein produces MSTQAITQQIAEYFKTQPVLRAWIFGSFSRGEETPLSDVDILVVLDHSQPIGLKFFGMWNDLEKLLDRPVDLVTENSLADFARESVERDKILIYERAA; encoded by the coding sequence ATGAGTACACAAGCGATAACACAACAGATAGCTGAATACTTCAAGACGCAACCCGTCCTGAGGGCATGGATTTTCGGTTCCTTCTCCAGAGGTGAGGAGACACCGTTGAGCGATGTCGACATCCTCGTTGTCCTTGATCATTCACAGCCCATCGGTCTAAAATTCTTCGGCATGTGGAACGATCTTGAGAAGTTGCTCGACCGCCCAGTAGATTTGGTGACAGAAAATTCTTTGGCCGACTTTGCCCGCGAGAGTGTTGAACGAGATAAAATCCTGATTTATGAGAGAGCAGCCTAA
- a CDS encoding nitroreductase family protein, which translates to MKKLIVCLMAMMGVLTISAQQKVENKDAQVAINNIMTRTSIRQYTNEPVSKADIETMLRAGMAAPTAVNKQPWHFVAVTNKDKLAELAGRRGMIKQAGVAIVVCGNLDKALQGKAQDYWIQDCSAATENILLAAHALGLGAVWTGCYPMEDRVAEVSKVLKLPKNIVPLCVIAIGHPAEQPKPKDKWKPENVSYNEFGGKAE; encoded by the coding sequence ATGAAAAAATTAATTGTATGCCTTATGGCAATGATGGGCGTGCTGACCATTTCAGCCCAGCAGAAAGTAGAGAACAAGGATGCACAGGTTGCCATCAACAACATCATGACGCGCACCAGCATCCGACAGTACACCAATGAGCCAGTTTCAAAGGCTGACATTGAGACAATGCTTCGTGCAGGCATGGCTGCTCCCACAGCCGTCAACAAGCAACCCTGGCATTTCGTAGCAGTTACCAACAAGGACAAACTGGCAGAGCTTGCTGGTCGCAGAGGCATGATTAAGCAGGCAGGTGTGGCCATTGTGGTTTGTGGCAATCTGGACAAGGCTTTGCAGGGAAAGGCACAAGATTATTGGATTCAGGACTGCTCGGCAGCTACAGAGAACATCCTCCTTGCTGCCCATGCCCTAGGACTCGGAGCTGTATGGACAGGCTGTTATCCTATGGAAGACCGCGTTGCCGAGGTTTCCAAGGTATTGAAATTGCCAAAGAACATCGTTCCTCTGTGCGTCATCGCCATTGGCCATCCTGCAGAACAGCCTAAACCAAAGGATAAATGGAAGCCTGAGAACGTGTCATATAACGAGTTTGGTGGTAAGGCGGAGTAA
- a CDS encoding DMT family transporter, whose translation MNAAKPTASLFQRPAWVALFAFTAAFAWGWAYPLIKLGFAEFGIGRDMTGSKMLFAGIRFCLSGLIILTIARLTGRSFSLKEDGRKSVVGSCLFLLLFALLNTTLHYAAFYIGLSYSLGSRASILNSLSVFALVLLACAFYKSDKLIFRKVLGCVTGFLGIMALNLGGEESGAFTLMGDGLIIANALCGAFAGLMTRGVNKRVDVFVGTGYSLSVGGALLVIPGLMMGGTLHNVTPWGIVILALLIGISTIGFTLYNKLLTCNPMGKVAIWNSLIPVVGAVTSCMCLGETFYSKYALAAVLAATGIYIINKGKK comes from the coding sequence ATGAATGCAGCAAAACCGACGGCGTCGCTCTTTCAGCGACCTGCGTGGGTGGCTCTGTTTGCGTTTACGGCTGCCTTCGCATGGGGATGGGCATATCCGCTGATAAAGCTCGGATTTGCTGAGTTCGGCATCGGACGGGATATGACGGGGAGCAAGATGCTCTTTGCCGGAATACGCTTCTGCTTGTCGGGCCTCATCATACTGACTATAGCCAGACTGACAGGGAGGTCGTTTTCACTCAAGGAGGATGGCAGAAAGAGTGTGGTGGGCAGTTGTTTGTTCCTGCTGCTCTTTGCGCTACTTAACACCACGCTTCACTATGCGGCATTCTACATAGGACTGTCGTATAGTTTAGGTTCCAGAGCGTCGATACTTAACTCATTGAGTGTCTTCGCTTTAGTTCTGTTGGCCTGTGCTTTTTACAAGAGCGACAAATTGATCTTCAGAAAGGTTCTGGGCTGTGTGACGGGCTTCCTCGGCATAATGGCCCTAAACCTTGGAGGGGAGGAGAGTGGGGCGTTCACGCTGATGGGCGACGGACTGATAATAGCGAATGCTCTTTGTGGAGCCTTTGCGGGACTGATGACGCGAGGTGTGAACAAGCGTGTTGATGTGTTCGTGGGTACTGGCTACAGCCTCAGCGTGGGAGGAGCGCTACTCGTCATTCCAGGACTCATGATGGGTGGCACTTTGCATAATGTGACGCCTTGGGGTATAGTGATACTGGCGCTACTCATTGGCATATCTACCATAGGCTTCACGCTCTATAACAAGCTGCTGACTTGCAACCCAATGGGAAAGGTGGCCATTTGGAACTCGCTAATACCTGTAGTAGGCGCAGTAACATCGTGCATGTGTCTTGGAGAAACGTTTTATTCGAAATACGCTCTCGCCGCTGTTTTGGCAGCAACAGGTATATACATCATAAACAAAGGGAAGAAATAG
- a CDS encoding nucleoside kinase: MLQIRCTNNNVTKSFPEGASLLDVYQEFADEIKLPYPVVSAKVNNTPQGLKFRLYQNRDVEFLDAREGSGHRVYVRSLSFVLYKATQDLFPGSKLFIEHSLCRGYYCNFKKKSNEPLTDENVEQLCQRIQEIIDLDMPFRRTEATTEEALRVFSERGFSDKVKLIETSGQIYTDYYTLGDTVDYYYGPLVPSAGYLKVWGLERYQDGLLLRVPDWNNPMKLAEKVDQPKTFEMFAEKTKWDIIMRLSNAGDVNKAVLKGHASELIQVSEALQEKKIVKIAEEIADRVENGKVKIVLITGPSSSGKTTFCKRLSVQLLACGLRPLSFSTDDYFVNRVDTPKLPNGDYDFDNIETVDYHLLEEHLTRLMQGERVEVPEYNFTTGRREWNGKKLKLQSDTVLIIEGIHALNPLLTKTIGDEMKYKIYISALTSISLDDHNWIPVRDNRLLRRIIRDYNKGAFTARETIAQWKNVCDAEDQWIFPYQETADVMFNSALNIEFAVLRTHAEIILTSVPKNCPEYAEAHRLLKFIRYFIPVSDKEIPPTSIMREFVGGSSFKY; the protein is encoded by the coding sequence ATGCTTCAAATCCGCTGTACTAACAACAACGTAACAAAGAGTTTCCCGGAAGGCGCATCGCTCCTCGATGTCTATCAAGAGTTTGCCGACGAGATAAAACTGCCATATCCGGTGGTGTCGGCAAAGGTGAACAACACACCTCAGGGACTGAAATTCCGACTGTACCAGAATCGCGATGTGGAGTTCCTCGACGCACGAGAGGGAAGTGGCCACCGCGTATATGTACGCTCGCTGAGCTTCGTGCTTTACAAGGCCACACAAGACCTGTTCCCCGGATCAAAGCTGTTCATAGAGCACTCGCTGTGCAGAGGCTATTACTGCAACTTCAAGAAGAAGAGCAACGAGCCACTCACTGACGAGAATGTTGAACAGCTCTGCCAGCGCATACAGGAGATAATAGACCTGGACATGCCGTTCCGACGCACAGAGGCAACTACAGAAGAGGCGCTGAGGGTCTTCTCAGAGCGCGGATTCTCAGACAAGGTGAAGCTGATAGAGACGAGCGGACAGATTTATACAGACTACTACACGCTGGGCGATACCGTGGACTACTACTACGGACCATTGGTGCCTTCGGCAGGCTATCTGAAGGTGTGGGGGCTGGAGCGTTATCAGGACGGATTGCTGCTTCGTGTGCCCGACTGGAACAACCCCATGAAGCTGGCGGAGAAGGTGGACCAGCCAAAGACCTTCGAGATGTTTGCAGAGAAGACGAAGTGGGACATCATAATGCGACTTTCGAATGCGGGCGATGTGAACAAGGCTGTCCTGAAGGGACATGCTTCGGAGCTCATACAGGTGAGCGAGGCTTTGCAGGAGAAAAAGATTGTGAAGATAGCAGAAGAGATAGCCGACAGGGTGGAGAACGGCAAGGTGAAGATAGTGCTCATCACAGGACCATCGAGCTCAGGAAAGACCACGTTCTGCAAGCGACTGTCAGTACAGCTGCTGGCATGCGGACTGAGACCGCTGTCGTTCTCAACAGACGATTACTTCGTGAACAGAGTGGACACGCCGAAGCTACCTAATGGTGACTATGACTTCGACAACATAGAGACTGTGGACTACCACCTGCTGGAAGAACATCTGACAAGACTCATGCAGGGCGAACGCGTGGAGGTGCCAGAATATAACTTCACCACAGGCAGGCGCGAGTGGAACGGCAAGAAGCTCAAACTGCAGTCGGACACCGTGCTGATAATTGAGGGAATACATGCGCTGAACCCTCTGCTGACGAAAACTATTGGCGACGAGATGAAATACAAGATATACATCTCGGCACTGACAAGCATTTCACTCGACGACCACAACTGGATACCAGTGCGCGACAACCGCCTGCTTAGACGCATCATACGCGACTATAACAAAGGCGCATTCACAGCTAGAGAGACGATAGCCCAGTGGAAAAACGTGTGCGACGCAGAAGACCAGTGGATATTCCCATATCAGGAGACAGCCGACGTGATGTTTAACTCGGCGCTGAACATTGAGTTTGCCGTGCTGCGCACTCACGCAGAGATAATACTCACATCGGTGCCAAAGAACTGTCCTGAATATGCAGAAGCTCACCGACTGCTGAAGTTTATACGCTACTTCATCCCGGTGAGCGACAAGGAGATACCTCCAACATCAATCATGCGTGAGTTTGTGGGAGGCAGCAGCTTTAAATACTAA
- a CDS encoding galactokinase has product MEQYQYHIFAPYRVCPLGAHVDHQHGLVTGFAIDKGVDLWFNVRDDGQVKLKSLTFEGDVDFAINAPSQVREHHWGDYARGAKYALRKRFELEKGIEGVIKGSLPVGGLSSSAAVLTAYVMAFAKANGIKLQPFEVVQIASEAEREYIGLNNGLLDQACITLGKKDGLLFLDCDTNEYRIIKRNPDMPTFEIGIFFSGLTRSLVNSDYNLRVYECKTAAWNMLAYTDQPLKTFDKTFLRDIPKATFEKTRIAMPARFARRAEHFYSEYRRVRQGVTAWETGNMKLFGKLSFDSCESSINNYECGSPELIAIYEIMRSLPGIYGGRFSGAGFKGACIALVNPEHKETIEKELTKRYLEQFPEYEKTFHVYWVKPDDGARFV; this is encoded by the coding sequence ATGGAACAGTACCAGTATCATATCTTCGCTCCATATCGCGTTTGTCCCTTAGGAGCACACGTGGACCATCAGCATGGACTCGTGACGGGATTTGCAATAGACAAAGGCGTTGACCTGTGGTTCAACGTGCGTGATGACGGACAGGTAAAGCTGAAATCGCTCACTTTCGAGGGCGATGTGGACTTTGCTATTAACGCTCCGTCGCAGGTGAGAGAGCATCACTGGGGTGACTATGCTCGCGGCGCCAAGTATGCGCTTCGCAAGCGTTTCGAGCTGGAGAAAGGCATAGAAGGCGTGATAAAAGGCTCGCTGCCAGTGGGCGGACTGTCGTCAAGTGCTGCTGTGCTTACGGCTTATGTGATGGCGTTTGCCAAAGCCAACGGCATAAAGCTACAGCCATTTGAGGTGGTCCAGATAGCTTCGGAAGCTGAGCGCGAGTACATTGGACTGAACAACGGTCTGCTTGATCAGGCGTGTATAACCCTGGGAAAGAAAGACGGACTGCTCTTCCTGGACTGTGACACCAACGAGTATCGCATAATAAAGCGCAACCCCGATATGCCCACGTTTGAGATAGGCATATTCTTCTCAGGACTGACACGCTCGCTGGTGAACAGCGACTATAATCTGCGTGTGTATGAATGTAAGACAGCTGCATGGAACATGCTTGCATATACAGACCAGCCTCTGAAAACATTTGACAAGACATTCCTGCGCGACATTCCCAAGGCAACATTTGAGAAGACACGCATAGCAATGCCTGCTCGTTTCGCACGCCGTGCTGAGCACTTCTACAGCGAGTACCGACGTGTGCGTCAGGGCGTTACTGCATGGGAGACGGGCAACATGAAGCTGTTTGGCAAACTGTCGTTCGACTCCTGTGAGAGCTCAATAAACAACTACGAATGCGGATCGCCAGAGCTGATAGCCATCTACGAGATAATGAGGTCGCTGCCAGGAATATATGGCGGACGATTCTCGGGAGCAGGATTCAAGGGAGCTTGCATAGCACTTGTTAACCCTGAGCATAAAGAGACAATAGAAAAGGAACTGACAAAGCGCTATCTGGAACAGTTCCCAGAATACGAGAAGACATTCCATGTGTATTGGGTGAAGCCCGATGATGGCGCACGATTCGTATAA
- a CDS encoding nucleotidyltransferase family protein — protein MKNIVIAAGYATRLGELTKNFPKPLLKIGSNTILGRMLDDIDNIDEIDEHVIITNHKFAPIFDQWAKETHYKKPITIIDDGTETNETRLGAVCDLLFAMEKLKVDDDMLVVAADNLLFFSFKEFVDFANEKGTSCIMCHEQPSIEKLQRTGVVVLDDNMRVLNMEEKPQEPKSHWAVPPFYIYKKKDLELIRHSVENGCGKDAPGNLAHYMVDNTEMHAWQMTAGRFDIGSLDTYYEAVEKYGKE, from the coding sequence ATGAAGAATATAGTTATAGCAGCAGGCTATGCCACACGTCTTGGAGAGCTGACGAAGAATTTTCCCAAGCCTCTGTTGAAAATTGGGTCGAATACCATCCTTGGACGAATGCTCGACGATATTGACAACATTGATGAGATAGACGAACATGTGATAATAACTAATCATAAGTTCGCTCCCATCTTTGACCAGTGGGCAAAAGAGACTCACTACAAGAAGCCAATAACCATCATTGACGATGGAACAGAGACCAACGAGACACGTCTTGGCGCTGTGTGCGACCTCCTGTTTGCTATGGAGAAGCTCAAGGTTGATGACGACATGCTTGTTGTGGCAGCTGACAACCTGCTGTTTTTCTCGTTTAAGGAGTTTGTTGACTTTGCCAACGAGAAAGGCACATCATGCATCATGTGTCACGAACAGCCTTCAATAGAAAAACTGCAGAGGACTGGTGTTGTGGTGCTCGACGACAACATGAGAGTATTAAATATGGAAGAGAAACCACAAGAGCCGAAGAGCCATTGGGCCGTACCACCTTTTTATATATATAAGAAGAAAGACCTGGAACTGATACGTCACTCTGTTGAGAACGGCTGTGGTAAGGATGCGCCAGGCAACTTGGCTCACTATATGGTGGACAACACGGAGATGCATGCCTGGCAGATGACTGCAGGACGATTCGACATAGGCAGTCTGGACACATATTACGAGGCTGTGGAGAAATACGGAAAGGAATAG
- a CDS encoding NAD-dependent epimerase/dehydratase family protein, whose product MEKITLDNKCILVTGSAGFIGSNLVKRLFHDVKGATIVGIDNMNDYYDVTLKEARLKELEQLVPEGTKYVFVKGDIADKTTIDGLFAEYKPAVVVNLAAQAGVRYSITNPDAYIQSNLIGFYNILEACRHSYDNGQSGVEHLVYASSSSVYGSNKKVPYSTDDKVDNPVSLYAATKKSNELLAHSYSKLYNIPSTGLRFFTVYGPAGRPDMAYFGFTNKLLKGETIQIFNYGNCKRDFTYVDDIVEGVVRIMQGAPSRNIGEDGLPLPPYAVYNIGNSNPENLLEFVNILQQELIRAEVLPADYDFEAHKQLVPMQPGDVPVTFADTSALERDYGFKPSTTLREGLRNFAEWYKKYYMN is encoded by the coding sequence ATGGAAAAGATTACATTAGACAACAAATGTATATTGGTCACAGGTTCAGCTGGATTCATAGGAAGTAATCTGGTAAAGCGACTCTTTCATGATGTGAAAGGGGCTACCATCGTTGGAATAGACAATATGAACGACTATTACGATGTTACGCTGAAGGAAGCACGCCTGAAAGAATTAGAGCAACTGGTGCCAGAGGGTACGAAATATGTATTCGTAAAGGGCGACATAGCCGATAAGACAACGATAGACGGCCTCTTTGCAGAATATAAGCCGGCTGTCGTGGTGAATCTCGCCGCTCAGGCAGGAGTGCGCTACTCAATAACAAATCCTGACGCATATATACAGTCAAACCTCATTGGATTTTACAACATCCTTGAAGCATGCAGACATTCCTACGACAATGGTCAGAGTGGGGTAGAGCATCTGGTTTATGCAAGCTCATCGAGCGTCTATGGTTCAAACAAGAAGGTGCCTTATTCTACTGACGACAAGGTGGACAACCCTGTGTCACTCTATGCTGCTACGAAGAAGAGCAATGAGCTGCTGGCACATTCATATTCCAAGCTCTACAATATACCTTCTACAGGACTGCGCTTCTTCACGGTCTATGGTCCTGCAGGACGTCCCGACATGGCGTATTTCGGATTCACAAACAAGCTGCTGAAAGGTGAGACAATCCAGATATTCAACTACGGAAACTGTAAGCGTGACTTCACTTACGTGGATGATATTGTCGAGGGTGTAGTGCGCATCATGCAAGGCGCTCCGTCGCGCAACATAGGAGAAGACGGACTACCTCTTCCTCCATATGCAGTTTATAATATTGGCAATAGCAATCCAGAGAACCTGCTCGAATTTGTGAACATTCTTCAGCAGGAACTTATAAGGGCAGAAGTGCTTCCTGCCGACTATGACTTCGAGGCACACAAGCAACTGGTACCAATGCAGCCAGGCGACGTGCCCGTAACATTTGCTGACACATCGGCACTGGAACGTGACTACGGATTCAAACCATCGACAACGCTTAGAGAAGGACTGAGAAATTTCGCAGAATGGTATAAGAAATACTATATGAATTAA
- the uvrA gene encoding excinuclease ABC subunit UvrA: MKASDKDNGIIKIKGARVNNLKNVDVSIPRNKLVVIAGVSGSGKSSLAFDTLYAEGQRRYVESLSSYARQFLGRMNKPECDFIRGIPPAIAIEQKVISRNPRSTVGTSTEIYEYLRLLFARIGHTYSPISGEEVKKHSTDDVVAKMLEFSKGTKFAVMAPLIVPEGRTAEQQLKAIQLQGFSRIFAGNDFIRIDDYLENINENNTSPIYIVVDRLSVDDASDNISRLVDSAETAFYEGKGELRLMFLPSNISYDFSMRFEADGMAFDEPTDQLFSFNSPIGACPECQGFGSIIGIDEHLVVPNTSLSVYDGCVVCWHGEKMAEWKNWFCRNAAADDFPIFEPYYSLTQQQKDQLWHGLPSDSHKSLEEKPCIDSFFQMVKDNQYKIQYRVMLSRYRGKTVCPKCHGTRLKPEANYVKIAGRSISDIVQMPVTRLAEWFRQLELNEHDSEVGKRLIREITSRLQFLVDVGLGYLTLNRQSNTLSGGESQRINLCTSLGSSLVGSLYILDEPSIGLHSRDTERLIHVLRQLQALGNTVVVVEHDEEMIRAADYLIDVGPDAGRLGGEIVFTGNPNEINDDSLKQNPKSYTVQYLLHKLTLPTPFSRRPWNQHVDIIGARMNNLRGIDVQIPLNVMTVVTGVSGSGKSSLIKGILYPSLKRLMGEVCDAPGEFIRLDGDISSIKHIEFVDQNPIGKSSRSNPATYLKAYDAIRELYASQPLAKQMGFTPQFFSFNTDGGRCDECKGAGTITVEMQFMADIVLECEACHGHRFKHDILDVRFEGLNIDDVLNLTIDEALKFFGDHNQKQIVSRLKPLADVGLGYIKLGQSSSTLSGGENQRVKLAYFIGQERQEPTMFIFDEPTTGLHFHDIHRLMSSFNALIERGHTIIIIEHNLDVIRQADWVIDLGPEGGDRGGGLVVCGTPEQVADCPQSITGKFLKAALNS; the protein is encoded by the coding sequence ATGAAAGCAAGCGACAAGGATAACGGTATAATAAAGATAAAGGGAGCTCGCGTCAACAATCTGAAAAATGTTGACGTGAGCATTCCGCGTAACAAACTTGTGGTAATAGCGGGTGTATCAGGAAGTGGCAAATCGTCACTCGCCTTCGACACGCTCTATGCTGAAGGACAGCGCCGTTACGTGGAAAGTCTCTCCAGCTATGCCCGCCAGTTCCTTGGTCGTATGAACAAGCCTGAATGCGACTTCATTCGTGGCATTCCGCCAGCAATTGCCATCGAGCAGAAGGTAATATCTCGCAATCCTCGAAGCACAGTAGGCACTTCTACTGAGATATATGAATATCTGCGTCTTCTCTTTGCACGCATAGGCCACACCTATTCACCAATAAGCGGTGAAGAAGTAAAGAAGCATTCTACTGACGATGTCGTTGCAAAGATGTTAGAGTTCTCCAAAGGCACTAAGTTTGCCGTAATGGCTCCGCTTATTGTTCCTGAAGGAAGAACTGCCGAGCAACAGTTAAAAGCCATTCAACTTCAGGGATTCTCAAGAATCTTTGCTGGCAATGACTTTATTAGGATTGATGACTATCTCGAAAACATCAACGAAAACAACACTTCACCAATTTATATTGTTGTCGATCGATTGTCTGTAGATGATGCCAGCGACAATATTTCCCGTTTGGTTGACTCTGCAGAGACAGCATTCTATGAAGGAAAGGGCGAGCTTCGTCTTATGTTCCTTCCTTCAAACATCAGCTACGACTTCTCAATGCGTTTCGAGGCCGACGGAATGGCATTCGACGAGCCTACCGACCAACTTTTCTCTTTCAACTCCCCTATCGGGGCTTGCCCTGAGTGTCAGGGGTTTGGCAGTATTATAGGCATCGATGAACACCTTGTTGTTCCAAATACTTCTTTGTCAGTATATGATGGCTGTGTGGTATGCTGGCATGGAGAGAAGATGGCCGAGTGGAAGAATTGGTTCTGCCGAAATGCTGCTGCCGACGATTTCCCCATATTCGAGCCATATTATTCGCTTACTCAGCAGCAGAAAGACCAGCTTTGGCATGGTCTTCCAAGCGACAGCCACAAGTCCTTGGAGGAAAAACCTTGTATCGACTCGTTCTTCCAGATGGTTAAGGACAACCAGTACAAGATTCAGTATCGTGTCATGCTCAGTCGCTATCGTGGAAAGACTGTCTGTCCGAAATGTCACGGCACACGTCTGAAGCCTGAAGCCAATTATGTTAAGATTGCGGGCAGAAGCATCAGCGATATTGTTCAGATGCCTGTTACACGACTGGCAGAATGGTTCCGACAGTTGGAACTCAATGAGCATGACAGCGAGGTTGGTAAGCGCCTTATCAGGGAGATAACATCCCGTCTGCAATTCCTTGTTGACGTTGGTCTTGGCTATCTAACACTAAACCGCCAATCAAACACGCTCAGTGGTGGTGAGAGCCAGCGCATTAATCTCTGCACATCGCTTGGAAGCAGTCTTGTCGGCTCGCTATATATCCTCGACGAGCCATCCATAGGACTTCATTCTCGCGATACCGAGAGACTTATCCACGTGCTTCGCCAGTTGCAGGCATTAGGCAATACTGTTGTCGTTGTAGAGCACGACGAAGAGATGATACGTGCTGCCGACTATCTCATTGATGTAGGCCCCGATGCAGGTCGCCTTGGTGGTGAGATTGTCTTTACTGGCAATCCAAATGAAATAAACGATGATTCCTTGAAACAGAATCCTAAGAGCTATACAGTTCAGTATCTGCTTCATAAGCTTACTCTCCCCACCCCATTTTCCCGTCGTCCATGGAATCAGCATGTTGACATTATAGGTGCCCGCATGAACAATCTTCGCGGCATCGACGTGCAGATTCCGCTTAACGTGATGACTGTTGTAACAGGTGTGTCGGGCAGTGGTAAGTCGTCGCTTATAAAAGGCATCCTCTATCCGTCGTTAAAACGCCTCATGGGTGAAGTCTGTGATGCCCCAGGCGAATTTATCCGTCTCGATGGTGACATCAGCTCTATTAAACACATAGAGTTTGTCGATCAGAACCCTATTGGCAAATCGTCGCGTTCTAACCCTGCCACTTACCTCAAGGCATACGACGCCATTCGTGAGTTATATGCCAGCCAACCACTTGCCAAACAGATGGGCTTCACACCACAGTTCTTCTCGTTCAATACCGATGGTGGCCGTTGTGACGAGTGCAAGGGTGCAGGCACTATTACTGTTGAGATGCAGTTCATGGCCGACATCGTCCTTGAGTGTGAGGCATGTCACGGACACAGGTTCAAGCACGACATACTCGACGTGAGATTCGAGGGACTGAACATTGACGATGTGCTTAACCTCACTATTGATGAGGCTCTGAAATTCTTTGGCGATCACAACCAGAAACAGATTGTTTCTCGACTAAAGCCACTTGCCGATGTTGGCCTTGGCTACATAAAACTTGGTCAGAGCTCTTCTACCCTTTCAGGTGGTGAGAACCAGCGCGTAAAACTCGCTTACTTCATTGGTCAGGAGCGACAGGAACCAACAATGTTCATCTTCGACGAGCCAACAACAGGTCTTCATTTTCACGACATCCATCGTCTTATGTCGTCGTTCAACGCCCTGATTGAGCGTGGACACACGATAATAATAATAGAGCATAACCTCGATGTCATTCGACAGGCCGACTGGGTTATCGACTTAGGTCCTGAAGGTGGTGATCGCGGAGGCGGACTTGTTGTCTGCGGCACTCCCGAACAGGTGGCCGACTGCCCTCAGAGCATCACAGGAAAATTCCTGAAAGCAGCACTAAACTCATAA